A single region of the Vibrio cyclitrophicus genome encodes:
- a CDS encoding LysR family transcriptional regulator, which yields MHHFNIRALEYLNALSKYGSLRKASKMLNVDPAAVSRMLSQLEDQVEMKVWERNNRQSYLTEAGNELLNHYRTIIRGEAAVLTQLTKLKNLTGGSVSIAIGEGFITNLVSEPMQTFMTRYPDINLSIEIAGALDAVKMLEDQQIDFAITYAAAPHPKLRTHVERSHPLELIAPKGHFLTMKETPVTLQEIKDVSLALIDTSTGMGRLVKHAEQMSHFNLQPKLQTNSVTALTNFVVAGLGVTFMPKLTVLEEIESGRIEVVPTEIEVLSKATVKVQSLKGRELSIQAETFLDFLMENTSFLRSDAHAIVL from the coding sequence ATGCACCACTTTAATATCCGCGCGCTGGAATACCTTAATGCTTTATCGAAATACGGGTCGTTACGTAAGGCGTCGAAGATGTTGAATGTTGATCCTGCAGCAGTGAGTCGTATGTTGTCCCAACTTGAAGATCAGGTTGAGATGAAGGTGTGGGAGCGCAACAACCGCCAGTCCTATTTAACGGAAGCGGGAAACGAGTTGTTGAATCACTATCGCACCATTATAAGAGGTGAGGCTGCAGTATTAACTCAATTGACCAAGCTTAAAAATCTGACCGGTGGTAGCGTCAGTATTGCGATAGGTGAAGGGTTTATCACTAATCTAGTGTCTGAGCCGATGCAGACCTTTATGACCCGTTATCCGGACATCAACTTGTCGATAGAAATAGCCGGTGCTCTTGATGCAGTCAAAATGCTTGAAGATCAGCAGATCGATTTTGCCATCACTTACGCAGCAGCACCGCATCCAAAACTACGAACGCATGTGGAACGCAGTCACCCATTAGAACTTATCGCTCCGAAAGGTCACTTTCTAACAATGAAAGAGACACCTGTGACGCTGCAAGAAATCAAAGATGTGTCGCTGGCTTTGATTGACACTTCGACTGGCATGGGACGACTAGTGAAACACGCCGAGCAAATGTCGCATTTTAATCTCCAACCTAAATTACAAACTAACTCGGTGACTGCGCTGACTAACTTTGTCGTCGCGGGGCTTGGCGTCACTTTTATGCCTAAGTTAACGGTTCTGGAAGAGATAGAATCAGGCCGTATAGAAGTCGTGCCAACGGAGATTGAGGTGTTATCTAAAGCGACCGTTAAGGTGCAGTCTTTGAAAGGAAGAGAGTTGAGTATTCAAGCCGAAACCTTCCTTGATTTTTTAATGGAGAACACGTCTTTTTTACGTAGCGATGCCCACGCTATCGTTCTGTAA
- a CDS encoding DHH family phosphoesterase → MANLKFESFLDRLKGDNRIIIQAHDFPDHDAISSAYALAYLLKKKGLHTFITFHGYIDRVSLRNLIDWLEIPVCEPKELKLQPNDKIIVVDGCIGEKNITDLPGLEVGVIDHHQVKTPDFVWYADVRPDYGSTATMMVEYYSYFSLLMPKSVATALLVGLSFDTANFTRAVGTADLKALLYLQARADNEMVNRICRNQVEFHELQLFNAMLSGMRREKNAAFAALPEGCPKNMLGVLGDFLLGVDELDIVVLTARSSEKTFISLRSECSKNNVAKIIRKVLNDKGIGFGGGHPHMAGGIINHQFQKSDELDYLYDLIRPNLVLDA, encoded by the coding sequence ATGGCAAATTTAAAGTTCGAAAGCTTTCTAGATCGGCTTAAAGGTGATAACAGAATCATTATTCAAGCTCATGACTTCCCTGATCATGATGCGATCTCTTCCGCATACGCACTGGCATACTTATTAAAAAAGAAAGGCCTGCACACATTTATTACGTTTCACGGTTATATAGATAGAGTGTCACTCAGGAATCTAATCGACTGGCTGGAGATTCCAGTTTGTGAGCCAAAAGAATTAAAACTACAACCTAATGATAAAATCATTGTGGTTGATGGCTGTATTGGAGAAAAGAATATTACTGATCTCCCAGGTTTAGAAGTCGGCGTAATTGACCACCACCAAGTGAAAACGCCTGACTTTGTATGGTATGCAGATGTTCGCCCTGACTATGGTTCGACTGCAACTATGATGGTTGAATATTACAGCTACTTCAGTCTACTTATGCCAAAGAGTGTTGCCACAGCTCTATTGGTCGGTTTGAGTTTTGATACCGCAAATTTTACGCGAGCAGTGGGAACTGCAGACCTCAAGGCATTATTGTATCTTCAAGCCAGAGCTGATAATGAGATGGTTAATAGGATTTGTCGAAACCAAGTTGAGTTTCATGAACTACAACTCTTCAACGCAATGCTTTCAGGTATGCGCCGTGAAAAAAATGCCGCGTTTGCAGCCCTTCCCGAAGGGTGCCCTAAAAATATGCTCGGTGTATTAGGTGATTTTCTATTAGGTGTCGATGAGCTTGATATCGTTGTTCTAACAGCTAGAAGTAGTGAAAAAACTTTTATTTCTCTTCGTTCCGAGTGCTCAAAAAATAATGTGGCGAAGATTATTCGAAAGGTACTGAACGACAAAGGAATTGGCTTTGGTGGCGGTCATCCTCATATGGCTGGTGGTATTATCAACCATCAGTTTCAAAAAAGTGATGAACTAGATTACCTTTATGATTTAATTCGACCGAACCTTGTGCTTGACGCCTAA
- a CDS encoding 1-aminocyclopropane-1-carboxylate deaminase/D-cysteine desulfhydrase, which produces MKLNNSPVTQHQFNDHTFFLKRDDQLHSHFCGNKARKFMKLLEDEHPNTTTLISYGSAQANSLFSLAALAKIKGWTLEFYVDHLPQWLQERPIGNYRGAIDLGAKVISTQEMGSKLHPQEYIEQLRQPDSQCILLPEGGRSQLSEYGVKQLAMEILSWTRFENKHDFVVALPAGTGSTALYLHKHLKMHNIPVLTCACVGGSEYLTQQFNELGETDHPQILPLKTKHHFGKLYQQDYQTWLDLQEQTDIEFDLLYDPLMWQCLEQWQEDNPAKTIIYIHQGGILGNESMLPRYQRKYPKMCSSTTNASW; this is translated from the coding sequence ATGAAACTAAATAATAGCCCTGTAACTCAGCATCAATTTAACGACCACACCTTTTTCTTAAAGCGTGACGATCAGCTTCACTCCCACTTTTGCGGTAACAAAGCCAGAAAGTTCATGAAGCTACTGGAAGATGAGCACCCAAACACCACCACTCTAATAAGTTATGGTTCCGCGCAGGCGAACTCTCTGTTTTCACTCGCAGCACTTGCAAAGATCAAAGGTTGGACGCTTGAGTTTTACGTTGACCACCTTCCTCAGTGGCTACAAGAACGCCCTATAGGAAATTACCGCGGCGCGATTGATCTTGGGGCTAAGGTTATTTCAACCCAAGAGATGGGCTCGAAACTTCATCCACAAGAGTATATTGAGCAACTAAGACAGCCAGATTCACAATGCATCCTGTTACCAGAAGGTGGAAGATCTCAGCTTTCTGAATACGGCGTGAAGCAACTGGCGATGGAAATACTCAGCTGGACTCGTTTTGAAAACAAACACGATTTTGTGGTGGCACTGCCAGCTGGCACAGGAAGCACGGCTCTGTATCTGCATAAGCATTTAAAAATGCACAATATCCCAGTGTTAACCTGCGCTTGTGTTGGTGGCAGTGAGTACTTAACACAGCAGTTCAATGAACTTGGCGAAACCGATCACCCACAGATCTTACCGCTAAAAACCAAGCACCACTTTGGTAAGCTGTATCAGCAGGATTACCAAACTTGGTTAGATCTGCAAGAACAAACTGATATTGAATTCGACCTGCTCTACGACCCACTGATGTGGCAATGCTTAGAACAATGGCAAGAAGACAACCCAGCCAAAACCATTATCTATATCCATCAAGGCGGCATCCTAGGCAACGAGTCGATGTTGCCCCGCTATCAGCGTAAATATCCAAAGATGTGCAGCAGCACGACCAACGCTTCCTGGTAA
- a CDS encoding glycosyltransferase family 2 protein, giving the protein MSELHISRPKISTSQINPAVSLSIIVPFYDEQEVLEEFHSRLTKVLDSLPITSEIVYVDDGSKDNSLDLVSSFTSINSSISVIGLSRNFGKESAMSAGLEHCRGQAVILLDADLQDPPELIPQMVAKWREGYDVVNMQRSQRDGETWFKKFSAASFYKVMNVAAKIDVPENVGDFRLLSREVVDHINQLPERNRYMKGIFSWPGFRQATLQFKRDARFCGETKWNYLKLIGLAMDGITSFSIRPLRIATALGGLVALTAFVYGMVIVFKTMMFGEPITGYPSMMVVQLALGGIQLLSIGLMGEYIGRIFIETKSRPLYLIQSVVDTPALKTHFKLEESA; this is encoded by the coding sequence ATGTCTGAACTTCATATTAGCCGCCCCAAGATATCTACATCGCAGATAAACCCTGCGGTCTCTCTGTCTATCATTGTGCCTTTCTACGATGAACAAGAGGTGTTGGAAGAGTTTCACTCGCGCCTCACTAAGGTTCTCGATAGCTTACCGATCACGAGTGAGATTGTTTATGTCGACGATGGCAGCAAAGACAACAGCTTGGACTTGGTGAGTTCATTCACTTCAATCAATAGCTCAATTTCTGTTATTGGTTTAAGCCGCAACTTTGGTAAAGAGTCAGCCATGAGTGCTGGCCTTGAGCATTGTCGCGGACAAGCTGTGATCCTGTTAGATGCCGATCTGCAAGATCCACCCGAGCTGATTCCTCAAATGGTTGCCAAGTGGCGCGAAGGTTATGACGTCGTCAATATGCAGCGCAGCCAACGTGACGGTGAAACCTGGTTTAAGAAGTTTTCAGCCGCGAGCTTTTACAAAGTCATGAACGTGGCGGCGAAGATCGATGTACCAGAAAATGTTGGTGATTTTCGACTATTAAGCCGAGAGGTTGTCGACCATATCAACCAACTTCCAGAACGTAACCGTTACATGAAAGGCATTTTTTCATGGCCGGGTTTCCGACAAGCGACACTCCAATTTAAGCGTGACGCTCGTTTCTGTGGTGAGACCAAGTGGAACTATCTCAAGCTCATCGGATTGGCGATGGATGGCATTACCTCGTTCTCGATTCGTCCGCTGCGCATCGCTACCGCACTGGGTGGCTTAGTCGCGCTGACTGCTTTTGTGTATGGCATGGTCATCGTTTTCAAAACCATGATGTTTGGTGAGCCCATCACTGGCTATCCGTCAATGATGGTCGTACAGCTTGCCCTTGGCGGCATCCAACTGTTGAGTATCGGTTTAATGGGAGAGTACATAGGTCGTATTTTCATTGAAACCAAGAGTCGTCCTTTGTATCTGATCCAATCGGTGGTCGATACACCGGCATTAAAAACACATTTTAAATTAGAGGAGTCAGCATGA
- a CDS encoding D-amino acid dehydrogenase, with amino-acid sequence MEVIVIGSGVIGLTSAWYLAKEGHSVTVIDRQDNSGKETSFANAGQISYGYSSPWAAPGIPLKAMKWLTQEHAPLKVKPSLSPELVSWATKMLANCNQAKYAQNKSRMLRVANYSRDCLTHLRTSEQLAYEGRQKGTLQVFRSEKQLDAIQQDMKLLKESGIEYSLFGVDQCLSVEPGLVDVKDKLVGGLYLPHDETGDCHQFCLALTEKAKALGVQFVFDTEVVSLNHQNQTIKSITTTQGEFKADAYVVASGSYSRELLKQVDLSIPVYPVKGYSLTLPIVSADKSPTSTVMDETYKVAMTRFDDRIRIAGTAELAGFNYLIPEKRKATIDMVIKDLFPQAGDFSKAEYWTGLRPMTPDGTPIIGKTPIKNLFTNTGHGTLGWTMACGSGKLLASVVSGSDCDIKTDDLSIHRYM; translated from the coding sequence ATGGAAGTTATCGTTATTGGTAGTGGTGTTATTGGGTTGACCAGCGCATGGTATTTGGCGAAAGAGGGTCACTCGGTGACGGTTATCGATCGTCAAGATAACAGTGGTAAAGAAACCAGCTTTGCGAATGCTGGGCAAATTTCTTACGGTTATTCTTCACCATGGGCTGCTCCTGGTATTCCGTTGAAAGCAATGAAGTGGCTCACCCAAGAGCATGCGCCACTAAAAGTGAAACCGTCACTTTCTCCCGAATTAGTTTCTTGGGCGACTAAGATGCTCGCCAACTGCAATCAAGCCAAGTACGCACAGAATAAATCGCGCATGTTGCGAGTCGCTAACTACAGCCGAGATTGTTTGACTCACCTAAGAACCAGTGAACAACTGGCTTATGAAGGTAGGCAGAAAGGGACGCTGCAAGTATTCAGAAGCGAGAAGCAACTGGACGCTATTCAGCAGGATATGAAGCTGCTAAAAGAGAGTGGAATCGAATACTCGCTGTTTGGTGTTGATCAGTGTCTGTCGGTGGAACCGGGATTAGTTGACGTGAAAGACAAGCTGGTGGGCGGCTTATACTTACCTCATGATGAAACGGGTGATTGCCACCAGTTCTGTTTAGCCTTAACTGAGAAAGCAAAGGCGCTTGGCGTTCAGTTCGTGTTTGATACTGAAGTGGTGAGTTTGAATCATCAGAACCAAACCATAAAGAGCATTACGACAACTCAAGGTGAATTCAAAGCGGACGCTTATGTGGTGGCTTCGGGAAGCTACTCTCGTGAATTGCTCAAGCAAGTGGACTTATCGATTCCTGTTTATCCAGTGAAGGGGTATTCGTTGACACTGCCGATTGTGAGTGCGGATAAGTCACCGACTTCAACGGTTATGGATGAGACTTATAAGGTAGCGATGACTCGTTTCGATGACCGAATTCGTATTGCAGGGACTGCAGAGCTTGCTGGTTTCAATTACCTGATTCCAGAAAAACGCAAAGCTACGATTGATATGGTGATTAAAGACCTTTTCCCACAAGCGGGAGACTTCTCTAAGGCAGAGTACTGGACAGGGTTAAGGCCGATGACGCCAGATGGCACGCCTATCATCGGCAAAACGCCAATTAAGAATCTGTTTACCAATACTGGTCACGGGACGTTGGGTTGGACGATGGCATGTGGTTCAGGAAAGCTGTTAGCGAGTGTGGTTAGTGGTTCTGATTGCGATATAAAAACAGACGACTTGAGTATTCATCGATACATGTAG
- a CDS encoding dienelactone hydrolase family protein, with protein MRKLTTLGLFSVLLPFSAISGENVTYQVDGMDYEGYWSEASDQAPLVLLIHDWDGLTDYEKKRSEMLNELGYNVFAIDLFGKGIRPTEVKDKKQHTGELYKDREKMRALLNAGAMEAKRLGGNLDNNVMMGYCFGGAAVLEAARAGIPSKAYVTFHGGLSTPKGQDYSQTKAPVVVFHGTADAMISMEDFGNLAAQLETTKVPHEMITYSGAPHAFTVFGSNNYQNEADQKSWDRFTHVLETTTR; from the coding sequence ATGCGAAAACTCACTACGCTCGGCCTGTTTTCAGTTTTACTGCCCTTCTCAGCGATTTCAGGAGAAAACGTCACTTATCAAGTCGATGGGATGGATTACGAAGGTTATTGGAGTGAAGCCAGTGACCAAGCGCCTTTGGTACTGCTTATACACGATTGGGATGGCTTAACCGATTACGAAAAAAAGCGTTCTGAGATGCTCAACGAACTGGGTTACAACGTGTTCGCCATAGACCTATTTGGTAAAGGCATTCGCCCGACGGAAGTGAAAGACAAAAAACAACACACAGGCGAACTGTATAAAGACCGAGAGAAAATGCGTGCGCTACTCAACGCTGGTGCTATGGAAGCGAAAAGACTTGGCGGCAACTTAGATAACAACGTAATGATGGGATACTGTTTCGGCGGAGCCGCTGTATTGGAAGCCGCTCGTGCGGGCATTCCTTCGAAGGCTTACGTCACCTTCCATGGCGGTTTGTCAACACCAAAAGGCCAAGACTACTCTCAGACTAAAGCCCCAGTTGTCGTATTCCACGGCACAGCTGATGCCATGATCTCAATGGAAGATTTTGGCAACCTCGCCGCTCAACTTGAAACGACCAAGGTTCCACATGAAATGATCACCTACAGTGGCGCTCCACATGCGTTTACTGTGTTTGGCTCAAATAACTATCAAAATGAAGCCGACCAAAAATCCTGGGATCGCTTCACTCATGTGTTAGAAACCACCACCAGATAA
- a CDS encoding HAMP domain-containing histidine kinase — MILNFLTSTKTLTGRLAVFFGLMAVIVSAFVYLVFVAALYMSEDRVGERRILIDRNHAVGLFQAGESGELRIDDLTIAYNDPALIPAKYLNYIKGKRSFIGEVGEEPESRMVYVGEYSDEGETYPIILLSEIDRVEFDIYELVYATTFVLTLLSILIFSFGALLYRLSKRLIEPFNALSEQLESNKLNLNEEFGVSDDAAVEFRQLTDQLNQYRREINSLLKREQAFARYSSHELRTPLTVARGANKLLLRSETTEFQSRQVERIDDAIVQMSEMVDALLGLVRYERNSDDAPPRLFSQQELETIVSKNSAQADEKDVEISMHVQSEPTIQATSAIMNMLVGNLLRNAIAATNSGTVTITLSQDSLVIEDQGEGLQEQYNPNGHGLGLLIVEDLCQRFQWGFELVNRSCGGCTARIDFQTDSPLSRPE; from the coding sequence TTGATTTTAAATTTCCTCACGAGCACTAAAACCCTGACCGGCCGCTTAGCGGTTTTCTTTGGGCTAATGGCCGTGATTGTATCAGCCTTTGTCTATTTAGTTTTTGTTGCTGCACTCTACATGTCAGAAGATCGCGTCGGTGAAAGACGCATCCTGATTGACCGTAACCATGCGGTTGGTTTATTCCAAGCAGGCGAAAGCGGTGAGTTAAGAATTGATGATTTGACAATCGCCTACAATGACCCAGCGTTGATACCTGCCAAATACCTAAACTACATTAAAGGCAAAAGAAGCTTCATCGGTGAGGTTGGTGAAGAACCTGAATCACGAATGGTGTATGTAGGTGAGTATTCAGATGAAGGTGAAACCTACCCAATCATCCTGCTTTCTGAGATCGACCGCGTCGAGTTTGATATTTACGAACTGGTTTATGCGACCACCTTTGTACTGACTCTGCTCTCTATTCTAATTTTTAGCTTTGGTGCTTTACTTTATCGATTGTCCAAACGACTGATTGAACCCTTTAACGCTTTATCTGAGCAACTTGAGTCTAACAAACTCAACCTCAACGAAGAGTTTGGTGTGAGTGATGATGCGGCGGTAGAGTTTCGCCAACTGACCGATCAGCTTAATCAATATCGAAGAGAAATCAATTCACTACTCAAGCGTGAACAAGCCTTTGCTCGCTATTCAAGCCATGAATTGAGAACACCGCTGACTGTTGCTCGCGGGGCAAATAAGTTACTCCTTCGCAGTGAAACAACTGAATTTCAATCTCGCCAGGTTGAGCGTATCGATGACGCCATTGTTCAGATGTCAGAGATGGTCGATGCACTACTAGGCCTCGTACGTTATGAAAGAAATAGTGACGATGCGCCACCGCGACTGTTTAGCCAACAAGAGTTAGAGACTATCGTCTCCAAAAACTCCGCACAGGCGGATGAGAAAGATGTCGAAATCTCAATGCACGTTCAATCAGAACCCACCATTCAAGCCACCAGCGCGATAATGAATATGCTGGTCGGAAACTTGTTGAGAAATGCCATTGCAGCAACCAATAGCGGCACTGTAACCATCACCCTCTCCCAAGACAGTCTTGTGATTGAAGACCAAGGCGAAGGCCTGCAGGAACAATACAACCCGAATGGGCATGGATTGGGTTTATTGATTGTCGAGGACTTATGTCAACGCTTCCAATGGGGCTTTGAATTGGTCAATCGCAGCTGTGGTGGCTGCACCGCGAGAATCGACTTTCAAACCGATTCTCCCTTGTCCAGACCAGAGTAA
- a CDS encoding response regulator transcription factor, with product MKRVLLVEDNREIAGVLFDYFECIGMELDYADNGELGLQLAMDNSFDIIILDLMLPRMDGLTVCNKLRDQGNTAPILMLTALDSREDMLKGFKHGADDYLTKPFDLDILEARMNALVRRYRGKVASSKLQFDELTIDQKTRKAYRQDKPLALNPTTYTILEMLCQKAPEVVTREDISYKLWEEDEPNNDVLRSHIYQLRNQLDKPFDTQMLITVPKVGFRLESSN from the coding sequence ATGAAACGAGTTCTATTAGTCGAAGATAACCGCGAAATTGCAGGCGTATTGTTTGATTATTTTGAGTGTATTGGCATGGAACTCGATTACGCGGACAACGGTGAGCTTGGCTTGCAACTCGCGATGGATAACTCTTTTGATATCATCATATTAGATCTGATGCTTCCTAGAATGGACGGCCTAACGGTTTGTAACAAGCTAAGAGATCAAGGCAATACAGCTCCAATACTGATGCTTACCGCATTGGATAGCCGTGAAGACATGTTAAAAGGGTTTAAACACGGTGCCGATGATTACCTGACCAAGCCTTTCGATTTGGATATTTTAGAAGCAAGAATGAACGCACTAGTTCGTCGTTACCGCGGAAAAGTTGCGTCTTCTAAATTGCAGTTTGACGAACTCACCATCGACCAAAAAACGCGTAAAGCTTACCGCCAAGATAAGCCGCTCGCACTCAACCCAACCACTTACACCATCCTTGAGATGTTGTGCCAAAAAGCACCTGAAGTGGTTACTCGCGAAGATATCTCCTACAAACTCTGGGAAGAAGACGAACCCAACAATGATGTGTTGCGCAGTCACATCTATCAATTGCGAAACCAACTCGACAAACCTTTTGACACTCAGATGTTGATTACCGTCCCTAAAGTTGGATTCCGTCTGGAGTCATCGAATTGA